Proteins encoded in a region of the Thunnus maccoyii chromosome 4, fThuMac1.1, whole genome shotgun sequence genome:
- the sox18 gene encoding transcription factor SOX-1, translating to MNLTEPSLLHPSRVSLRGPWASGTPSPASDSEMGFEQSLSGDCSSPDGLGTGNMRRAEPRISLTPSSGGQSPDLTQAGGMGTADGKAVGGEQRIRRPMNAFMVWAKDERKRLALQNPDLHNAVLSKMLGQSWKALNATDKRPFVEEAERLRVQHLQDHPNYKYRPRRKKTTKKLKRVEPGLLLHSLAQGGAPGLGLGPGISPLGAESISGGSAYGHPGGHPPHHHHSHHLLPSLGHFRDLQAPGHQELESYGLPTPEMSPLDVLDDGAGESVFFPQHMQEEAGMGGWSGYHHHLHHHNPHYSHHYNNHSHHNSMHAAATHSQGSGMSVGASISSGMTSSLSPGRSSRIDSRMTSVESNMTSSMSSVTSVLASSVNSRLNPTHAASHHIALRNPVKCPPPLPDSSSSVSYHQSSISLPETIKSHQTPLSTVPVSYFTQMYGSSAPNATHFTPSHLGQLSPPPETSPSACSSSSIPPSFLPPVHLDPSNPESSGHLGSSSSVEFWSEVDRHEFDQYVNVGRNREEPYGLGGGCGGGSKVLVGRSSNSVGSSINSSASSIINRDVSSIMSGAGGCDEGISPLISALSDASSAVYYSACITG from the exons ATGAATTTAACTGAGCCCAGTCTTTTACATCCCAGTCGGGTGTCCCTCAGGGGCCCCTGGGCATCTGGGACCCCGAGTCCTGCTTCTGATTCCGAAATGGGTTTTGAGCAGAGCCTCTCTGGAGACTGCAGTTCTCCCGATGGCCTTGGAACTGGAAACATGAGGAGAGCAGAACCGAGGATTTCTCTGACACCCAGTTCAGGGGGACAGAGTCCGGACCTGACCCAGGCAGGAGGCATGGGCACAGCTGATGGGAAGGCCGTGGGGGGCGAACAGAGGATCCGCAGGCCCATGAATGCCTTCATGGTCTGGGCTAAAGATGAGAGGAAGCGACTGGCCCTGCAGAACCCCGACCTGCACAATGCTGTTCTCAGCAAGATGCTCG GTCAGTCATGGAAGGCCCTGAATGCTACAGATAAGCGCCCATTTGTGGAGGAGGCAGAACGTCTCCGTGTCCAGCACCTCCAGGATCACCCAAACTACAAGTACCGGCCTCGCCGCAAAAAGACCACCAAAAAACTTAAGCGGGTTGAGCCGGGGCTCCTGCTTCACAGCTTAGCCCAGGGTGGGGCACCAGGCCTTGGGTTAGGGCCTGGCATCAGCCCCTTGGGTGCAGAAAGCATCTCTGGAGGCTCTGCCTATGGACATCCAGGCGGCCACcctccacaccaccaccactcccACCACCTGCTGCCATCTCTGGGGCACTTCAGGGACCTCCAGGCCCCAGGACACCAAGAGCTAGAGAGCTATGGCCTGCCAACTCCAGAGATGTCCCCCTTGGATGTTCTGGACGATGGAGCTGGAGAGTCTGTGTTCTTCCCCCAACATATGCAAGAGGAGGCAGGGATGGGAGGTTGGAGTGGGTACCACCACCACCTTCACCATCATAACCCGCATTACAGCCATCACTACAACAACCACAGTCACCATAACTCCATGCATGCTGCAGCAACACACAGTCAGGGTTCAGGAATGAGTGTTGGAGCCAGTATAAGCTCTGGCATGACTTCCAGTTTAAGTCCAGGTAGAAGTTCCAGAATTGATTCTAGAATGACTTCAGTTGAGTCAAATATGACCTCGAGTATGAGCTCTGTCACCTCAGTGTTGGCGAGTTCAGTCAACTCCAGGTTAAATCCTACTCATGCTGCCAGTCACCACATTGCCTTGAGGAATCCTGTCAAGTGCCCACCTCCTCTCCCTgactcctcctcttctgtttcctACCACCAGTCCTCCATCAGCCTCCCAGAGACGATAAAATCCCATCAAACTCCCCTGAGCACTGTTCCTGTCAGCTACTTCACCCAAATGTATGGGAGCAGTGCCCCAAATGCTACCCATTTCACTCCTTCTCACCTGGGGCAGCTTTCACCTCCTCCTGAAACATCTCCTTCTGCTTGCTCATCCTCCTCCATCCCCCCATCATTCCTCCCCCCTGTGCACTTAGACCCTTCAAATCCAGAGTCCTCCGGCCATTTGGGGTCTTCTTCCTCTGTTGAGTTTTGGTCCGAGGTGGACAGGCATGAATTTGACCAGTATGTAAATGTTGGAAGGAATCGAGAGGAGCCCTATGGACTTGGTGGAGGTTGTGGGGGTGGGTCCAAAGTCCTGGTTGGGCGCAGTAGCAATAGTGTTGGCAGTAGCATTAATAGCAGTGCTAGCAGTATCATTAACAGGGATGTCAGTAGCATTATGAGTGGTGCTGGTGGGTGTGATGAAGGAATCAGCCCTCTTATATCTGCTCTTTCTGATGCCAGCAGTGCTGTCTATTACAGTGCCTGTATCACTGGATAA